In a genomic window of Quercus lobata isolate SW786 chromosome 4, ValleyOak3.0 Primary Assembly, whole genome shotgun sequence:
- the LOC115985522 gene encoding zinc finger BED domain-containing protein RICESLEEPER 1-like has protein sequence MDFEDNSYSSYFMNKENNGGMGSHSGIDFQNCRTFVGFLKLFYNVTKKFSSSLYVTANIFFDEMFVIQKNISHLSKSQDHLLKNMATKMESKFDKYWGKGDKINHLLYVAVVLDPRKKLRFLKFCFSEIYGNEVADEMVELARGSLVKLYDYYSCVDSPNVQIPSGSERTRMEGESIGCSNPYAMVNSRFERFLEVEQSIGCSNEIDKYLVENYESRRGDVKFEILGWWKANSNRYQMLSKLARDVLAVPVSIITCESVYSTEGCILDPFRSSLSPILFVHKVGFKSWFQFLFANQRMS, from the coding sequence ATGGACTTTGAGGataatagttattcttcataCTTTATGAACAAGGAAAATAATGGTGGAATGGGATCTCATAGTGGTATTGATTTCCAAAATTGTAGGacatttgtgggttttttgaAGCTTTTTTACAATGTAACGAAAAAGTTTTCAAGTTCTTTGTATGTTACTGCAAACATCTTTTTTGATGAGATGTTTGTCATTCAAAAGAATATTTCTCATTTAAGTAAATCTCAAGACCACCTCTTGAAAAACATGGCAACTAAAATGGAATCTAAGTTTGATAAATATTGGGGGAAAGGGGATAAAATTAATCATCTCTTGTATGTGGCTGTGGTTCTTGATCCAAGAAAGAAGTtgaggtttttgaagttttgtttttctgAAATTTATGGGAATGAAGTGGCTGATGAGATGGTTGAATTGGCGAGGGGTTCCTTGGTCAAGTTGTATGATTACTACTCTTGTGTTGATTCACCAAATGTACAAATACCAAGTGGGAGTGAGAGGACACGCATGGAAGGTGAGTCAATTGGTTGTAGCAATCCATATGCGATGGTTAATTCTAGGTTTGAGCGTTTCTTGGAGGTTGAGCAGTCCATAGGGTGTAGCAATGAGATTGACAAATATTTGGTTGAAAATTATGAAAGTAGAAGAGGGGATGTGAAATTTGAGATATTGGGGTGGTGGAAGGCCAATTCAAATAGGTATCAAATGCTGTCCAAATTGGCTAGGGATGTGTTGGCTGTACCTGTTTCTATTATTACTTGTGAGTCAGTGTATAGTACCGAAGGATGCATACTTGATCCATTTCGGAGTTCACTCTCTCCAATCTTGTTTGTGCACAAGGTTGGCTTCAAGTCTTGGTTCCAGTTTCTTTTCGCAAATCAGAGGATGAGTTAG